A single region of the Bacteroidota bacterium genome encodes:
- a CDS encoding VWA domain-containing protein: protein MYPIRFRGTAAPALLWLLLPLLLTLAIESSPAMSSPPIPPPGGGIVLEGHLNTACVPHNGGTVYLQIQLATGPDERPSHVRRQMNLAVVLDRSGSMADDNKLEYAKQAICSLLDQLSGEDYLSIIIYDDQIETLLPLRQVRDRDRIKDLLRGIYPRGSTNLGGGMVEGFRQIQRNFRPECVNRVLLLSDGLANRGTTNPSELNDISSRYASNAISLSTIGVGLSYNENLMLGLAEHGGGNYYYVETPRQLASIFEHEFSGLTSVIAQHASIEITPGRGVEIRDVIGCSWRHEGDRWIMNLGDLYSNDRREYTLEMNIPESAGTLCAARGVLTYDGGRRKSREYPPRFSVDVHYSDDAAELLRGRDWDAQGKADLAVSTRTVEKAMRALDEGRRDDARRELNQAKAALGGSEAASMSAVAAPMIQEQLRQLESYSDSVKDEKSDLRRVKKSVQYQNYRTQRQKK, encoded by the coding sequence ATGTATCCCATCAGATTTCGCGGCACGGCCGCACCTGCCCTTCTATGGCTCCTGCTTCCCCTCTTGCTGACTCTGGCGATAGAGTCGTCGCCGGCCATGTCTTCTCCGCCTATTCCGCCTCCCGGGGGAGGGATCGTTCTCGAAGGGCATCTCAACACCGCCTGCGTTCCGCACAACGGCGGAACCGTCTATCTGCAGATCCAGCTCGCGACAGGCCCCGACGAGCGGCCCTCGCACGTGCGGCGCCAGATGAACCTCGCCGTCGTTCTCGACCGGAGCGGATCGATGGCGGACGACAACAAGCTGGAGTATGCCAAACAGGCGATCTGCTCGCTTCTGGACCAGCTCTCGGGAGAGGATTACCTTTCGATCATCATCTATGACGACCAGATCGAAACGCTCCTCCCCCTGCGGCAGGTCCGGGACAGGGACCGGATCAAGGACCTTCTCCGCGGGATTTACCCCCGCGGATCGACAAACCTGGGCGGAGGGATGGTCGAAGGATTCCGGCAGATCCAGCGAAATTTCCGGCCTGAGTGCGTCAATCGCGTCCTCCTTCTCTCCGACGGGCTCGCGAACAGGGGAACGACAAATCCTTCGGAACTGAACGACATTTCGAGCCGCTACGCCAGCAACGCCATTTCACTCAGCACGATCGGGGTCGGCCTCTCGTACAACGAAAACCTGATGCTCGGCCTCGCGGAACACGGGGGAGGCAACTACTATTATGTGGAGACCCCCCGCCAGCTCGCCTCCATTTTCGAGCATGAATTCAGCGGACTGACCTCGGTGATCGCGCAACACGCATCCATCGAAATCACACCGGGAAGAGGCGTCGAGATCCGGGACGTCATCGGGTGCTCCTGGCGTCACGAGGGCGATCGATGGATCATGAACCTCGGCGATCTCTATTCGAACGACCGCCGCGAGTACACGCTGGAGATGAACATTCCCGAAAGCGCCGGGACTCTCTGTGCGGCGCGCGGGGTCCTGACGTACGACGGCGGGCGCCGGAAGTCGCGAGAATATCCGCCCCGCTTTTCCGTCGATGTGCACTATAGCGACGACGCGGCGGAGCTCTTAAGGGGCAGGGACTGGGACGCGCAGGGTAAGGCCGACCTCGCCGTTTCGACACGGACAGTCGAGAAAGCCATGCGTGCGCTCGACGAAGGCCGCCGGGACGATGCCCGCCGGGAACTCAATCAGGCGAAGGCCGCCCTGGGAGGCTCGGAAGCGGCGAGCATGAGCGCGGTGGCTGCGCCGATGATCCAGGAACAACTCCGGCAGCTTGAATCGTACTCCGACAGCGTGAAGGACGAAAAATCGGACTTGCGGCGCGTGAAGAAATCGGTGCAGTACCAGAATTACCGGACACAGCGCCAGAAGAAGTGA
- a CDS encoding FlgD immunoglobulin-like domain containing protein: protein MKSKILSLIVVFIAFLTGFQAVVQYGSRRASGTIDPAGKEQLEATHAWQALRWYNDQRAYPTGRIPADWREKALVHVAGNNLMKTFSENSVSWTNVGPTAIGGRVRSIVINPLNPNTIYCGSVSGGIWKSTNAGGSWFPTSDAAANLVIGTMVIDPTDTNTIYAGTGEGYFNVDALRGAGVLKSTDGGAHWSLLTNFAGATSPNFYYYINKLVIRSDAHNTLYAALLGGIWKTTDGGTSWTKLTIATASTGCMDLVINPVDNNTLYAAFGLFVSDGVYKTTNGGTSWSKLTNGFPSTATKFGRISLSISKLNPSTLYACLADSNYYTHSIQKTTNAGASWFPIATPFDNSGAVNGTHLGGQGWYNNYIAVSPIDSNTVFTGGINIFRSTNGGAAWTRVSDGYGNPYVHVDQHAIAFDPNVSSVVYFGNDGGVFWTANGGASFAPINNNLAITQFYSGAVHPTSEIYYGGTQDNGTLRTTSPPTWSVAVTGDGGATAVDFTTPTTVYSEYVYLSILKSTSSGSPNSWAKAMNGIPTTGSNLSDGTSDRCEFIAPLVMDPTNSLTLVAGTYRIFRTTNGGANWSAISVDLTGDGSGSVGSSGSVVTALAVAKSASSTIYIGTSGSAGTASRVCVTTNTGNSWSDVTKAPLPNLYVKSVAVDPANSSRAIVTYSGYGAGHVFLTTNRGSSWTNISGDLPDLPVNTIVIDPSNTGHWVIGTDLGVFESNNGGSNWIQQNSGLANVSVSDLDLRGDLYLFAATHGRGMFKTTAPINVAARVHLTLSVHQNPALSQYLDIYVLSDTALQGPPALAVGGNTLTVAQTSAGVYRGSYQLTASGTVTITASALDPGGNTLSAQRTFQATLLKQGVAQTISSPEGDASVSVPAGALTEDTWFTVVPGENAGGDIRSRVFTVGPAREFQSPLTVSMRYDPAWVAEGREGSLNIVRSDGSGWVPLESRVDVQHRSVNAHVSSLGTFAVAVNGNAGAGITPETFRLAQNYPNPFNPVTSIEYTLREPAHALLRVFDVAGREVATLADGNEPAGNYRISWDGRGRGGEAMASGVYFYRLSILQSGRTTYTSTKKMLLAR, encoded by the coding sequence ATGAAATCGAAGATTCTTTCACTCATTGTAGTTTTCATTGCATTCCTGACGGGGTTTCAGGCGGTCGTCCAGTACGGTTCGCGGCGGGCCTCCGGAACGATCGATCCGGCCGGGAAGGAACAGCTTGAAGCGACACATGCCTGGCAGGCGCTGAGATGGTACAACGACCAGCGTGCCTATCCCACGGGGCGAATTCCGGCCGATTGGCGGGAAAAGGCGCTCGTTCACGTCGCGGGGAATAACCTGATGAAGACATTTTCCGAGAATTCGGTCTCCTGGACCAATGTGGGGCCGACAGCGATTGGCGGACGGGTCCGATCGATCGTGATCAATCCTCTCAATCCGAATACGATCTATTGCGGGTCCGTGAGCGGAGGAATCTGGAAGAGCACCAATGCCGGAGGATCGTGGTTTCCGACGAGCGACGCCGCGGCGAATCTTGTCATCGGCACCATGGTGATTGATCCGACCGACACAAACACGATCTACGCGGGGACAGGCGAAGGGTATTTCAACGTCGATGCCCTCCGCGGCGCCGGCGTGCTGAAATCGACCGACGGCGGCGCACATTGGAGCCTCCTCACCAATTTTGCGGGCGCGACCTCCCCGAATTTTTACTATTACATCAATAAACTTGTCATCCGGTCCGACGCGCACAACACGCTCTACGCCGCCCTCCTCGGCGGGATCTGGAAAACGACCGACGGCGGGACCAGCTGGACAAAACTGACGATCGCAACGGCTTCGACCGGATGCATGGACCTCGTCATCAATCCCGTCGATAACAATACGCTCTACGCGGCCTTCGGATTGTTCGTTTCCGACGGGGTGTACAAGACCACGAACGGGGGAACCTCGTGGTCGAAGCTTACCAACGGCTTTCCCTCAACTGCGACGAAGTTCGGCAGGATCAGCCTGTCGATCTCAAAGCTCAATCCATCCACCCTCTATGCGTGTCTCGCGGATTCGAATTACTACACGCACAGCATCCAGAAAACGACCAACGCCGGAGCTTCCTGGTTCCCGATCGCGACCCCGTTCGATAATTCGGGCGCGGTGAACGGGACACACCTCGGCGGCCAGGGATGGTATAATAATTACATCGCCGTGAGCCCCATCGATTCGAACACGGTCTTTACCGGGGGAATCAATATTTTCAGATCGACAAACGGCGGGGCGGCTTGGACCAGGGTCAGCGACGGGTATGGGAACCCTTATGTCCACGTCGATCAGCATGCGATCGCGTTCGATCCGAATGTTTCCTCCGTCGTTTACTTCGGGAACGACGGGGGAGTGTTCTGGACCGCGAACGGAGGAGCCTCGTTCGCTCCGATCAACAACAATCTGGCGATCACGCAGTTTTACAGCGGGGCCGTGCATCCGACCTCGGAAATCTATTACGGGGGGACGCAGGATAACGGCACCCTGAGGACCACTTCGCCCCCGACGTGGAGCGTCGCAGTGACGGGGGACGGCGGAGCGACGGCAGTCGATTTCACGACCCCGACGACGGTCTACTCTGAATATGTCTATTTGAGTATCCTTAAATCGACCAGCTCGGGGAGTCCGAATTCATGGGCGAAAGCGATGAACGGAATACCGACAACGGGGTCCAATTTATCGGACGGGACGTCCGACCGGTGCGAGTTTATCGCCCCGCTCGTCATGGATCCCACAAACTCTCTGACGCTGGTGGCCGGCACGTACCGGATATTCCGGACGACCAACGGGGGAGCGAACTGGAGCGCCATCAGCGTCGACCTGACCGGCGACGGTTCGGGGAGCGTCGGCTCTTCCGGCTCCGTCGTTACCGCCCTTGCGGTCGCCAAATCCGCGTCGTCGACGATTTACATCGGGACGAGCGGTAGCGCGGGAACGGCCTCGCGGGTATGCGTCACGACGAACACGGGTAATTCGTGGTCCGACGTCACGAAAGCGCCGCTGCCGAATCTCTACGTGAAATCGGTCGCAGTCGACCCCGCCAACAGCAGCCGCGCGATCGTCACCTATTCCGGATATGGGGCGGGACATGTCTTCCTGACGACGAACCGCGGCTCGTCATGGACGAATATCAGCGGGGACCTGCCCGATCTTCCCGTCAACACGATCGTGATCGATCCGAGCAATACCGGCCACTGGGTCATCGGCACCGATCTGGGCGTCTTTGAGTCGAATAACGGAGGCTCAAACTGGATTCAGCAGAATAGCGGGCTGGCAAATGTTTCAGTCTCGGACCTGGATCTTCGCGGCGATCTCTATCTCTTCGCCGCCACCCACGGCCGCGGGATGTTCAAGACGACGGCTCCGATCAACGTCGCTGCGCGTGTCCATCTGACGCTCTCCGTCCACCAGAACCCGGCCCTCTCCCAGTATCTGGACATCTACGTTCTTTCGGATACCGCCCTCCAGGGCCCCCCGGCCCTTGCGGTGGGCGGCAACACTCTCACCGTTGCGCAGACATCGGCGGGTGTCTACCGGGGGAGCTATCAGTTGACCGCGAGTGGAACCGTTACGATCACGGCCTCGGCGCTTGATCCGGGCGGAAACACGCTCTCCGCACAACGAACATTCCAGGCGACGTTACTGAAGCAGGGGGTGGCGCAGACGATATCGAGTCCCGAGGGAGATGCTTCCGTCTCCGTGCCCGCCGGAGCGCTTACAGAAGATACATGGTTCACGGTCGTCCCCGGCGAGAACGCCGGCGGCGATATACGCAGCCGCGTCTTCACGGTCGGTCCGGCTCGCGAATTCCAATCACCGCTCACCGTTTCGATGCGTTACGATCCGGCATGGGTGGCGGAAGGCCGTGAGGGGTCGCTCAACATCGTCCGGTCCGACGGCTCGGGCTGGGTGCCCCTCGAGAGTCGGGTGGATGTACAGCACCGGAGTGTCAACGCGCATGTGAGCTCGCTGGGAACGTTTGCGGTGGCGGTGAACGGAAATGCGGGTGCGGGAATCACCCCGGAGACGTTCCGGCTGGCCCAGAATTATCCGAATCCGTTTAATCCCGTCACGTCGATCGAATACACGCTCCGGGAACCTGCACACGCCCTGCTCCGCGTCTTTGATGTCGCGGGCCGGGAAGTGGCGACGCTCGCAGACGGGAACGAACCGGCAGGGAATTATCGCATCTCCTGGGACGGCCGCGGCCGGGGGGGTGAAGCGATGGCCAGCGGCGTCTATTTTTACCGGTTGAGCATTCTCCAGTCTGGCAGGACCACCTACACGTCGACAAAGAAGATGTTGCTCGCGCGGTAA
- a CDS encoding tetratricopeptide repeat protein — protein MNRRRPDTIAGIHRVIATGAVLFGFVLLFSLPSRARAQETKENPEFKMALGLFRDGMFDLALQQFKNFVAAYPNTADGIEARFYLGLTQMKLMKYDDARITFQNFALAYVDHPKAPEAWFNVGEAFLAMQNDDEAASAYERVRVFHPKSPLVPEALLKAAEIYRRTGKKESAKQALRSIIQDYPSSKSLLRARLAIADIYADDGQMELAEQEARRVSEGDAPEGIKASALFSLGRLQAKEALFDDASTTFGSLLARKQLQPLIRASVAYEMGMLEQNARRYKNAIEYFKQVVSSEDTTRFLKDDATYEAGKCYFALGEYGAALESFEHPVRTPLWAHSQEASLGAARAAYAKKDFGKTIGIARTMIGQTPSFWRGKVILLGARASAGLRRFADASKFYETYGENYSWDSHIPDALLELADLYYSGQGEYRKASAVLDRIAEKFPQSRRITDVMIRTAECREKLGDYEGALIAYRDLRDRFPASDQSGIVDRRIEYIENHYIKNRDGGMEKLARVVGESITDKSKAEIALEMGDIYFNDFKDYKTAAKQFATAIAGGVQGESLANASFLQARSAHLLAETDSSAAAAALASYEAFVRQYPKSRRSEEAAYYAHRLRNDAALPAGILTNARSFVKQYPVSRYRDTVLLELGIAALASHDTAEALRTLGSLLEATPSSQIAGRALVERGKAFGGSDEDSATVCWRRAIARPEVDRSTVEALWLLADLSRRRNDTLTVPLLKRISGEFFYTEFADRAATLLPRAEVQAGDLAGAITQYDALRREVETSPYPDSADESNLFYLAEAYDKKGERQSAIRSYTHYLQTNRTGELAGRAFYALGILARLEGRAQAASSYFKEAASIGGVALASKDIADLLFQTEQYAEAAKQYGQLAQTSDSTGVKETYRAKVIVATLRQSRLQEADKLIETFGKEFGDDHPYRAEFEYERGSACYRKEDYQTAGKIFKRIAGDYKETRFGPWGYYYLAKISEVTNKLDDAAKGYMEILKNFPASDVVPRAELSLGNMHFNAERYEDAIRYYQKIAASPGSAGDILPYALNNLIDAYESTKLYDAAMKSARDFIERYPNDESILDKKIKIGSLYTKLGYYDQAILQFQNLIGEAGSLLEAELRYDIGEAYYYKGDYQQAILEFLKVPYLVSRQGKVNWTATSFYMAGQSYEKMSKYDEALGMYKQIIDRPGIDATFKGAAKKEIDRVKQLIK, from the coding sequence ATGAATCGGCGCAGGCCTGATACGATAGCAGGGATTCATCGCGTAATCGCAACCGGAGCGGTGCTGTTCGGATTTGTGCTCCTTTTTTCTCTCCCCTCTCGCGCCAGAGCCCAGGAAACCAAGGAGAATCCCGAATTCAAGATGGCCCTGGGCCTCTTCCGAGACGGGATGTTCGATCTGGCCCTCCAGCAATTCAAGAATTTCGTCGCCGCATATCCCAATACCGCGGACGGAATCGAAGCCCGGTTCTACCTGGGGCTGACCCAGATGAAGTTGATGAAGTACGACGACGCAAGGATCACGTTTCAGAACTTCGCGCTCGCGTACGTGGATCATCCGAAGGCGCCGGAGGCCTGGTTTAACGTCGGAGAGGCCTTTCTTGCCATGCAGAACGACGACGAGGCGGCTTCCGCATACGAGCGGGTGAGGGTGTTCCACCCCAAGAGCCCCCTGGTCCCGGAAGCCCTGTTGAAGGCAGCGGAGATCTACCGCAGAACCGGTAAAAAGGAGAGCGCAAAACAGGCACTCCGCTCGATCATTCAGGATTATCCTTCCAGCAAGAGCCTGCTGAGGGCCCGGCTCGCAATTGCCGACATCTACGCCGACGACGGGCAAATGGAGCTGGCGGAACAGGAAGCCCGGCGTGTCAGCGAGGGCGATGCCCCCGAAGGGATCAAGGCTTCCGCTCTCTTCTCGCTTGGAAGATTGCAGGCGAAGGAAGCGCTGTTTGACGACGCTTCGACGACGTTCGGTTCCCTGCTGGCCCGGAAACAGCTTCAGCCGCTCATCCGCGCGAGCGTCGCGTATGAGATGGGGATGCTCGAACAAAACGCGCGCCGTTATAAGAATGCGATTGAATATTTCAAGCAGGTCGTCTCGTCGGAAGACACGACCCGGTTCTTGAAGGACGACGCCACGTACGAGGCCGGGAAATGCTATTTTGCGCTGGGCGAGTACGGGGCGGCTCTCGAGTCGTTCGAGCATCCCGTCAGGACTCCCCTCTGGGCACACAGCCAGGAGGCGTCGCTGGGAGCCGCGCGGGCCGCGTATGCGAAGAAAGATTTCGGAAAGACGATCGGGATCGCACGAACCATGATCGGCCAGACTCCCTCCTTCTGGAGGGGAAAGGTGATCCTGCTCGGCGCCCGCGCTTCTGCCGGTCTGCGGCGGTTCGCCGACGCCTCCAAGTTTTATGAAACGTACGGGGAAAACTACAGCTGGGATTCTCACATCCCGGATGCTCTCCTCGAGCTGGCAGACCTTTATTACTCCGGCCAGGGGGAATACCGGAAGGCAAGCGCTGTCCTCGACAGGATCGCGGAGAAATTCCCCCAGTCGCGCCGTATCACCGATGTGATGATCAGGACTGCCGAGTGCCGCGAAAAACTCGGCGATTACGAGGGCGCTCTGATCGCATACCGCGATCTCCGGGACCGGTTTCCGGCGAGCGACCAGAGCGGGATCGTGGATCGCAGGATCGAATATATCGAGAATCATTACATCAAGAACCGCGACGGGGGGATGGAAAAACTGGCCCGGGTTGTCGGCGAATCGATCACCGATAAATCGAAGGCAGAGATCGCGCTCGAGATGGGAGACATCTATTTTAACGATTTCAAGGATTACAAAACCGCGGCGAAACAGTTCGCCACGGCCATCGCGGGAGGCGTCCAGGGAGAGAGCCTCGCGAACGCCTCGTTCCTCCAGGCACGCTCGGCCCACCTTCTTGCGGAAACCGACTCCTCGGCCGCCGCCGCAGCTCTCGCTTCCTATGAGGCGTTCGTCCGGCAATATCCCAAAAGCCGGCGATCCGAGGAGGCCGCCTACTATGCCCACCGGCTCAGGAACGACGCGGCGCTCCCTGCGGGCATCCTGACGAACGCACGAAGTTTCGTGAAGCAGTACCCGGTATCCCGGTACCGGGACACGGTTCTCCTCGAGCTTGGAATTGCCGCTCTTGCCTCGCATGATACGGCGGAGGCGCTCCGGACACTCGGCTCGCTGCTGGAGGCAACCCCGTCTTCGCAGATCGCGGGCCGGGCCCTTGTTGAGCGGGGAAAGGCCTTTGGCGGGTCGGACGAGGATTCGGCAACCGTTTGCTGGAGGCGGGCGATTGCGCGGCCGGAGGTCGACCGCTCCACTGTTGAAGCGCTCTGGCTTCTTGCGGATCTCTCCCGGCGAAGAAACGACACACTCACAGTCCCTCTCCTCAAAAGGATTTCGGGAGAGTTTTTCTACACGGAGTTCGCGGATCGCGCCGCGACCCTCCTTCCCCGGGCAGAGGTGCAGGCGGGAGATCTCGCCGGGGCAATCACTCAGTACGACGCCCTCCGCCGGGAAGTTGAAACCTCGCCGTACCCGGATTCGGCCGACGAGAGTAACCTCTTCTACCTGGCGGAAGCGTATGACAAAAAAGGAGAACGCCAATCGGCGATCCGTTCCTACACGCATTATCTCCAGACGAACCGGACGGGCGAACTCGCAGGGAGGGCGTTCTATGCGCTCGGCATTCTGGCCCGCCTCGAGGGGAGGGCCCAGGCCGCGTCGTCGTATTTCAAGGAAGCCGCATCCATCGGCGGGGTTGCCCTGGCCTCAAAGGACATTGCGGATCTGCTCTTTCAGACCGAACAATACGCCGAGGCGGCGAAGCAGTACGGACAACTGGCTCAAACATCGGACAGCACGGGCGTGAAGGAAACGTACCGGGCGAAGGTGATCGTCGCAACGCTGCGACAGAGCAGGCTTCAGGAGGCGGACAAGCTCATCGAGACCTTCGGCAAAGAGTTCGGAGACGACCACCCCTACCGCGCGGAATTTGAATACGAACGCGGATCGGCTTGCTACAGGAAAGAGGATTATCAGACCGCGGGGAAGATTTTCAAGAGGATCGCAGGCGACTATAAGGAGACGCGGTTCGGCCCGTGGGGGTATTACTACCTCGCGAAGATTTCGGAAGTGACGAATAAACTGGACGATGCCGCGAAGGGATATATGGAAATCCTGAAAAATTTCCCCGCTTCGGACGTCGTTCCGCGGGCCGAGCTCTCTCTCGGGAATATGCACTTCAACGCCGAGCGGTACGAAGACGCGATCCGGTACTACCAGAAGATCGCCGCCTCCCCCGGGAGCGCGGGCGACATCCTCCCCTACGCGCTCAACAACCTGATCGACGCCTACGAATCGACGAAGCTCTACGACGCCGCCATGAAAAGCGCCCGTGACTTTATCGAGCGGTATCCGAACGACGAGAGCATCCTCGATAAGAAAATCAAGATCGGTTCTCTCTATACCAAACTGGGGTACTACGACCAGGCCATCCTTCAGTTTCAGAATCTGATCGGCGAAGCCGGGAGCCTGCTCGAAGCGGAGCTGCGGTACGACATCGGGGAGGCCTACTACTACAAGGGAGATTATCAGCAGGCGATTTTGGAGTTCCTGAAAGTCCCCTATCTTGTTTCGAGGCAGGGGAAAGTGAACTGGACGGCCACGTCATTTTACATGGCGGGGCAGTCGTATGAAAAAATGTCGAAGTACGACGAGGCCCTCGGAATGTACAAACAGATCATCGATCGTCCCGGGATCGACGCCACCTTCAAGGGCGCGGCGAAGAAAGAGATCGACCGCGTCAAGCAGCTGATCAAATAG
- the obgE gene encoding GTPase ObgE, with protein sequence MFIDQATITVKAGDGGNGVVSFRREKYIPKGGPDGGNGGDGGNVVIRTDVQLTTLMDYRYRRTYTAGYGRHGSGANRTGKSGDDIVLRVPPGTIIKDAATGEILADLVDLDDEIVIAKAGRGGRGNSEFATSTNQAPRTATKGTPGEERAIQLELKLLADVGLVGFPNAGKSTLISRISAAKPKIADYPFTTLIPNLGLVRYREFQSFVVADMPGLIKGAHEGKGLGIEFLRHIERTRVLVFLIECTDDEPKERYKVLLNELHSFDPALAKKPQIIALTKMDLADASLKRSVAKIGFKKSIPVIPISAVTGEGLDDLADAMWKKLHLRKPKA encoded by the coding sequence ATGTTCATTGATCAGGCAACCATCACCGTCAAGGCCGGCGACGGCGGGAACGGCGTCGTCAGCTTCCGGAGGGAAAAGTATATCCCGAAGGGGGGCCCCGACGGCGGGAACGGCGGGGACGGAGGCAATGTCGTCATCAGGACCGATGTGCAGCTGACGACCCTGATGGATTACCGCTACCGGAGGACCTACACCGCGGGGTACGGGCGCCACGGAAGCGGAGCGAACAGAACGGGGAAGAGCGGGGACGATATCGTCCTCAGGGTGCCGCCGGGAACCATCATTAAAGATGCGGCGACGGGCGAGATCCTCGCGGACCTCGTCGATCTGGACGACGAGATCGTCATCGCGAAAGCCGGGAGAGGGGGAAGGGGGAATTCGGAGTTTGCGACATCGACCAATCAGGCCCCCCGGACCGCCACGAAGGGGACCCCGGGGGAGGAACGGGCGATACAGCTCGAGCTGAAGCTCCTCGCAGACGTGGGGCTGGTCGGATTTCCGAATGCGGGGAAGTCGACGCTGATCTCCCGCATTTCCGCCGCCAAGCCGAAGATCGCGGACTATCCGTTCACGACGCTCATCCCGAACCTCGGACTCGTCCGGTACCGGGAATTCCAGAGCTTCGTCGTGGCGGACATGCCCGGGCTCATCAAGGGAGCGCATGAAGGGAAAGGGCTCGGGATAGAATTCCTGCGCCACATCGAGCGGACACGGGTTCTTGTGTTCCTGATCGAATGCACGGACGATGAGCCGAAGGAACGGTACAAGGTGCTGCTGAACGAACTTCATTCGTTCGATCCGGCGCTGGCAAAGAAACCGCAGATCATCGCCCTCACGAAGATGGACCTGGCCGACGCGTCCCTGAAGCGGAGCGTCGCGAAGATCGGGTTCAAGAAAAGCATCCCGGTCATCCCGATTTCCGCCGTCACCGGCGAGGGCCTGGACGACCTCGCCGATGCGATGTGGAAGAAACTGCATCTGCGGAAACCGAAGGCGTAA